From Acanthopagrus latus isolate v.2019 chromosome 22, fAcaLat1.1, whole genome shotgun sequence, the proteins below share one genomic window:
- the LOC119011978 gene encoding solute carrier family 23 member 1-like codes for MWFTFICQLTSCLEKSNLKAAMASGKESGFGLDNLAFDMDDQVNDPPKSKEGKTCGSSCTEEEDRNKPTYCVTDVPPWYLCIFLAIQHYLTAFGGILSIPLILSEGLCLQHDSLVQSRLINTIFFVSGLCTLLQVIFGVRLPILQGGTFALLTPAMAMLSMPEWKCPAWTQNASLVNTSSPLFIEVWQSRMQTLQGSIMVASLLQVLVGFSGLIGFLMRFIGPLTIAPTVSLIGLSLYDSAGTKVGSHWGISAMTTALIILFSQYLRLIPVPVPAYSKAKKLHTSKFYIFQIMPILLGIAVSWLVCYLLTIYDVLPSDPAHYGYLARTDVKGNVVNEASWFTLPYPGQWGMPTVSLAGVFGIMAGIICSMAESVGDYHACAKLSGAPPPPKHAINRGIGVEGVGSLLAGAFGTGNGTTSFSENVAALGITKVGSRTVILLSGVFMILMGMLGKIGAIFTTIPTPVLGGMFLIMFGVITAAGISNLQSTDMNSSRNIFVFGFSMFTALVIPNWILKNPDFFKTGVKEVDQVVHILLTTHMFVGGFLGFFLDNTIPGTKRERGLLAWDKVHLEDSSTTLETEEIYDLPLGITSCLSSQSWVRYVPFCPWKGNRTQYSSEDNKPQSKWNDDLPDGTGVTEDIHL; via the exons ATGTGGTTCACTTTTATTTGCCAGCTCACCTCTTGTCTGGAGAAATCCAACCTCAAGGCTGCAATGGCTTCAGGGAAAGAAAGCGGTTTTGGACTTGACAACCTCGCATTTGAT ATGGATGACCAGGTCAATGATCCACCCAAAAGCAAGGAGGGAAAGACGTGTGGCAGCAGCTGCAcggaagaggaagacagaaataaaCCCACCTATTGTGTGACTGACGTTCCCCCTTGGTacctttgtatttttctggcCATTCAG CATTACCTGACGGCGTTCGGTGGgatcctctccatccctctcatCCTCTCGGAGGGGCTGTGTCTGCAGCACGACAGCCTGGTCCAGAGTCGCCTCATTAATACCATTTTCTTCGTCTCTGGCCTGTGCACCCTGCTGCAGGTCATCTTCGGCGTCAG GCTTCCCATCCTACAGGGGGGCACATTTGCTCTGCTGACCCCTGCCATGGCCATGTTGTCCATGCCAGAGTGGAAGTGCCCAGCGTGGACCCAGAACGCCAGTCTGGTCAACACGTCCTCGCCTCTCTTCATAGAAGTGTGGCAGAGCCGCATGCAAACG CTGCAGGGCTCGATCATGGTGGCCTCTCTTCTTCAGGTCCTCGTCGGTTTCTCTGGTCTCATTGGCTTCCTCATGCGCTTCATTGGCCCCCTCACCATTGCCCCCACGGTCTCTCTCATAGGCCTGTCGCTGTACGATTCAGCCGGAACCAAAGTTGGCAGCCACTGGGGCATCTCTGCTAT gaccACGGCGCTGATCATCCTGTTCTCCCAGTACCTCCGTCTCATACCAGTCCCTGTTCCTGCATATAGCAAAGCCAAGAAACTTCACACTTCAAAGTTCTACATCTTCCAGATAAtgcct ATCCTTCTGGGCATAGCGGTCTCATGGTTAGTCTGCTACCTCCTCACCATCTATGATGTCCTACCATCCGATCCAGCCCATTACGGCTACCTGGCCCGCACTGACGTGAAGGGAAATGTGGTGAACGAGGCCTCCTGGTTCACGTTACCGTATCCTG GTCAGTGGGGCATGCCAACGGTGAGCCTGGCAGGCGTTTTTGGCATTATGGCTGGAATAATATGCTCCATGGCAGAGTCCGTGGGCGACTACCATGCGTGCGCCAAGCTGTCAGGGGCCCCTCCTCCCCCGAAGCACGCCATCAACAGGGGCATTGGCGTTGAAGGGGTCGGCTCTTTGCTGGCAGGAGCCTTTGGCACGGGCAATGGCACCACCTCGTTTAGTGAGAACGTGGCTGCCCTGGGTATCACCAAG GTTGGTAGCCGAACGGTGATTCTTCTGAGTGGAGTTTTCATGATTCTGATGGGGATGTTGGGTAAAATCGGAGCCATCTTCACAACCATCCCCACCCCTGTGCTTGGAGGGATGTTCCTGATCATGTTTGGAGTCATAACTGCAGCAGGCATTTCCAATCTGCAG tccACAGATATGAATTCCTCCAggaatatatttgtttttggtttttccATGTTTACTGCGCTTGTCATTCCGAACTGGATCTTGAAAAATCCTGATTTCTTCAAAACAG GTGTGAAAGAGGTCGACCAAGTGGTGCACATATTGTTGACCACCCATATGTTTGTGGGAGGGTTTCTTGGCTTCTTCCTTGATAACACAATACCTG GGACTAAACGTGAGCGTGGCCTCTTAGCTTGGGACAAAGTGCATCTTGAGGACTCTAGCACCACCCTGGAAACTGAGGAGATATATGACTTGCCCTTGGGCATTACCTCTTGCCTCTCTTCTCAGTCTTGGGTTCGTTACGTACCTTTCTGCCCCTGGAAGGGCAACAGAACTCAGTACAGCTCTGAGGACAATAAGCCTCAGAGCAAGTGGAATGATGATCTTCCTGATGGGACAGGAGTCACTGAGGACATACACCTGTAA
- the gpcpd1 gene encoding glycerophosphocholine phosphodiesterase GPCPD1 isoform X1, producing the protein METTQVTLAVRGETSPGEVIAVVGSCEALGNWNHQKAVILHPGGDDGNLWTTTITVPKGVISKYRYFKGFFLEPKSAGGPCQVIVNMWETHHQPRTMSPTASHQNIDDREFGIHNEVKCVDSGWLTCQTEIRLRLHYSKTSPVSITKKKYKKSRFRIKLTLEGVEEEGDDEEDALSPTSCHKTTTLEISMISADGYKSRHSQPECGYALEPSQWTEYSIHTMDPDNLELTFEFFEENMGEHVVQGDAHSGHVGTACLLSSSFAESGKDNGVATLPIMGRNSRQTIGKVRVDYLVIRPIKGLQCDMSSSFTRYWKKRSALDVGHRGAGSTHAAKHHRVRENTIASFKSAAKHGAAYVEFDVHLSKDAVPIVYHDLTCCISTKKKNDKTSLELIEVPVKDLTFDQLQLLKLAHATAIKGNDDKDLLDDEDEIDEHQPFPSLSQIFQAIPEHVGFNIELKWICQMKDGSWDGNLSTYFNMNTFLDIVLSCVLQKGGKRRIVFSCFDPDICTMVRQKQNKYPILFLTQGISDRYPELMDIRCQTTQIAISFAQSENILGISGHTEELLKNLSYIGDAQSKGLVVFSWGEDNNDHENRRKLREQGIDGLIYDSICEDQGEQPNIFQVEEQHTLGEVITEETLKSSSCSCYSMTPCFANKARTGSAESDSGLSSS; encoded by the exons ATGGAGACCACTCAGGTGACTTTGGCTGTCAGAGGGGAAACCTCCCCAG gGGAGGTGATTGCAGTTGTTGGTAGCTGTGAAGCCCTTGGAAACTGGAACCACCAGAAAGCTGTGATCTTACATCCTGGTGGTGATGATGG AAATCTGTGGACTACAACAATCACTGTGCCTAAAGGAGTTATTTCCAAGTACCGCTACTTCAAAGGCTTCTTTCTAGAACCGAAG AGTGCAGGTGGCCCCTGTCAAGTGATAGTCAATATGTGGGAGACCCATCATCAGCCCCGCACGATGAGCCCCACAG CATCGCACCAGAATATTGATGACAGAGAATTTGGAATTCATa ATGAGGTGAAATGTGTTGACTCTGGCTGGCTGACGTGCCAGACAGAGATTCGCCTGCGTCTGCACTATTCTAAGACGTCTCCGGTGTCCATCACCAAGAAGAAATACAAGAAGTCTCGCTTCAG AATCAAGCTGACATTGGAGGGcgtagaggaggagggagacgatGAAGAAGATGCGCTCAGTCCTACATCATGTCACAAAACAACTACTCTGGAGATCAGCATGATCAGTGCCGATGGATACAAGTCACGCCACTCGCAGCCTGAATGTGGGTATGCACTTGAGCCCTCCCAGTGGACCGAGTACAGCATCCACACCATGGATCCAGACAACCTAGAGCTCACCTTTGAGTTCTTTGAG GAGAATATGGGTGAGCATGTAGTCCAGGGTGATGCTCATTCAGGACACGTGGGCACCgcttgcctcctctcctcttctttcgCGGAGAGTGGTAAAGATAACGGAGTAGCCACGCTTCCCATTATGGGCCGTAATTCCAGACAGACCATCGGGAAAGTCAGAG TGGATTATCTGGTGATCCGACCCATCAAGGGGTTGCAGTGCGACATGAGCTCGTCGTTCACCCGGTACTGGAAGAAAAGAAGTGCTCTGGATGTGGGTCACAGGGGAGCTGGCAGCACACACGCAGCCAA GCACCACAGAGTCAGGGAGAACACAATTGCCTCATTTAAAAGTGCTGCTAAGCAT GGTGCAGCCTATGTAGAGTTTGATGTCCACCTCTCCAAGGATGCTGTTCCCATTGTGTATCATGATCTAACATGCTGCATATCCACCAAGAAG aaaaatgacaagaCATCTCTGGAGCTTATTGAGGTGCCAGTCAAAGACTTGACATTtgatcagctgcagcttctgaaG cTGGCCCATGCCACTGCGATAAAAGGAAACGATGACAAAG aTCTGCTGGACGATGAAGATGAAATCGATGAGCATCAGCcattcccctctctctcacag ATTTTCCAAGCTATTCCAGAGCATGTGGGCTTCAACATCGAGCTCAAATGGATCTGTCAGATGAAG GACGGGTCATGGGACGGCAACCTATCAACCTACTTCAACATGAACACCTTCCTCGACATTGTCCTGTCCTGTGTTCTGCAGAAAGGTGGAAAAAGGCGCATTGTCTTCTCCTGCTTTGACCCAGATATCTGCACAAT GGTGCGTCAGAAGCAGAACAAGTACCCAATTCTCTTCCTGACTCAGGGAATTTCAGACCGGTATCCTGAGCTGATGGACATACGCTGCCAGACCACTCAGATAGCCATAAGTTTCGCCCAGAGTGAGAATATTCTG GGTATCAGTGGCCACACCGAGGAGCTGCTTAAGAACCTCTCCTACATCGGAGATGCCCAGTCTAAAGGCCTGGTGGTGTTCAGCTGGGGAGAAGACAACAACGACCACGAGAACAGAAGGAAGCTGAGAGAGCAGGGAATTGATGGGCTCATCTATGACAG TATCTGTGAGGACCAAGGAGAGCAGCCCAACATCTTCCAGGTAGAGGAGCAACACACCCTGGGGGAGGTTATTACAGAGGAGACCCTAAAgagctcctcctgttcctgctaCTCTATGACTCCCTGCTTTGCCAACAAAGCCCGCACTGGAAGCGCTGAGTCCGactctggcctcagctcttcATAA
- the gpcpd1 gene encoding glycerophosphocholine phosphodiesterase GPCPD1 isoform X2, which produces MWETHHQPRTMSPTASHQNIDDREFGIHNEVKCVDSGWLTCQTEIRLRLHYSKTSPVSITKKKYKKSRFRIKLTLEGVEEEGDDEEDALSPTSCHKTTTLEISMISADGYKSRHSQPECGYALEPSQWTEYSIHTMDPDNLELTFEFFEENMGEHVVQGDAHSGHVGTACLLSSSFAESGKDNGVATLPIMGRNSRQTIGKVRVDYLVIRPIKGLQCDMSSSFTRYWKKRSALDVGHRGAGSTHAAKHHRVRENTIASFKSAAKHGAAYVEFDVHLSKDAVPIVYHDLTCCISTKKKNDKTSLELIEVPVKDLTFDQLQLLKLAHATAIKGNDDKDLLDDEDEIDEHQPFPSLSQIFQAIPEHVGFNIELKWICQMKDGSWDGNLSTYFNMNTFLDIVLSCVLQKGGKRRIVFSCFDPDICTMVRQKQNKYPILFLTQGISDRYPELMDIRCQTTQIAISFAQSENILGISGHTEELLKNLSYIGDAQSKGLVVFSWGEDNNDHENRRKLREQGIDGLIYDSICEDQGEQPNIFQVEEQHTLGEVITEETLKSSSCSCYSMTPCFANKARTGSAESDSGLSSS; this is translated from the exons ATGTGGGAGACCCATCATCAGCCCCGCACGATGAGCCCCACAG CATCGCACCAGAATATTGATGACAGAGAATTTGGAATTCATa ATGAGGTGAAATGTGTTGACTCTGGCTGGCTGACGTGCCAGACAGAGATTCGCCTGCGTCTGCACTATTCTAAGACGTCTCCGGTGTCCATCACCAAGAAGAAATACAAGAAGTCTCGCTTCAG AATCAAGCTGACATTGGAGGGcgtagaggaggagggagacgatGAAGAAGATGCGCTCAGTCCTACATCATGTCACAAAACAACTACTCTGGAGATCAGCATGATCAGTGCCGATGGATACAAGTCACGCCACTCGCAGCCTGAATGTGGGTATGCACTTGAGCCCTCCCAGTGGACCGAGTACAGCATCCACACCATGGATCCAGACAACCTAGAGCTCACCTTTGAGTTCTTTGAG GAGAATATGGGTGAGCATGTAGTCCAGGGTGATGCTCATTCAGGACACGTGGGCACCgcttgcctcctctcctcttctttcgCGGAGAGTGGTAAAGATAACGGAGTAGCCACGCTTCCCATTATGGGCCGTAATTCCAGACAGACCATCGGGAAAGTCAGAG TGGATTATCTGGTGATCCGACCCATCAAGGGGTTGCAGTGCGACATGAGCTCGTCGTTCACCCGGTACTGGAAGAAAAGAAGTGCTCTGGATGTGGGTCACAGGGGAGCTGGCAGCACACACGCAGCCAA GCACCACAGAGTCAGGGAGAACACAATTGCCTCATTTAAAAGTGCTGCTAAGCAT GGTGCAGCCTATGTAGAGTTTGATGTCCACCTCTCCAAGGATGCTGTTCCCATTGTGTATCATGATCTAACATGCTGCATATCCACCAAGAAG aaaaatgacaagaCATCTCTGGAGCTTATTGAGGTGCCAGTCAAAGACTTGACATTtgatcagctgcagcttctgaaG cTGGCCCATGCCACTGCGATAAAAGGAAACGATGACAAAG aTCTGCTGGACGATGAAGATGAAATCGATGAGCATCAGCcattcccctctctctcacag ATTTTCCAAGCTATTCCAGAGCATGTGGGCTTCAACATCGAGCTCAAATGGATCTGTCAGATGAAG GACGGGTCATGGGACGGCAACCTATCAACCTACTTCAACATGAACACCTTCCTCGACATTGTCCTGTCCTGTGTTCTGCAGAAAGGTGGAAAAAGGCGCATTGTCTTCTCCTGCTTTGACCCAGATATCTGCACAAT GGTGCGTCAGAAGCAGAACAAGTACCCAATTCTCTTCCTGACTCAGGGAATTTCAGACCGGTATCCTGAGCTGATGGACATACGCTGCCAGACCACTCAGATAGCCATAAGTTTCGCCCAGAGTGAGAATATTCTG GGTATCAGTGGCCACACCGAGGAGCTGCTTAAGAACCTCTCCTACATCGGAGATGCCCAGTCTAAAGGCCTGGTGGTGTTCAGCTGGGGAGAAGACAACAACGACCACGAGAACAGAAGGAAGCTGAGAGAGCAGGGAATTGATGGGCTCATCTATGACAG TATCTGTGAGGACCAAGGAGAGCAGCCCAACATCTTCCAGGTAGAGGAGCAACACACCCTGGGGGAGGTTATTACAGAGGAGACCCTAAAgagctcctcctgttcctgctaCTCTATGACTCCCTGCTTTGCCAACAAAGCCCGCACTGGAAGCGCTGAGTCCGactctggcctcagctcttcATAA